Part of the Candidatus Tanganyikabacteria bacterium genome is shown below.
CCAGGGCCTGGAGCGTGGGTTCCGACACGACCGCGGTCATGTTGGCCTCCCGGGCGCGAGGGCCACGCCCTTGATCTCGATCAGCAGATCGGGCCCCGGCAACTCCCGGACCGCCACCGTCGTGCGCGCCGGCCCCGTGGTTGCCCGGAAGTAGGTGTCGTAAACCTCGTTGTAGCCCGCGTAGTCGGCCATGTCCACCAGATACGCGGTGAGGTCCACCAGATGCCCGAGGTCGGCGCCGGCCGCTCCCAGGACGGCGCGGACATTCTCGATGACCGCCCGCGTCTGCGCCCGGATGTCGCCCAGGCCCTCGACCGACCCGTCAGGCCGCCGCGCCGAGATGCCCGACACCCACAGCAACCCGCCCGCCTCCCGCATGTGCGGGTAGTTGGCGAGGGCGGCCGCGCGCTCTCCCAGGATGTGGGCTTTGCCGTTCACGCCCCATTCTAGCCCTTATGCGGGGGCCGGGGCGGTCCCGGGGATTACCAGGTGAAGTTCACGTCCTTGCTGAACAGCACCGTCGAACCCTTCAGGACCCGGGTGCGGACCGTGTCGGTGTCGCCCACCTTGCGGGCGCCGTAGTCGGACACCGTGAACGTAATGCCGTTGTCGCCGATGACGATGGCGGAGCCCTTGTTGACGACGACCGGGGCCACGATGGCCGGCACCTGGGGAAGCGGACTTCCCGAGGGCGTCGGGATGGCGAGGGCGAAATTCCCGGTCGCCGCGTTCGAGATCGACCCCGAGGCGACCGTGACGCCGGCTCGCGAAAGCGAGACCCAGAAGTTGGTCGCGACGACGGGGTCGGGGACGACGCCGAGGGTGTAGGCGTGGCCGCCGGCACCGAACGAGCCCTGATTCGCGTTCCAGATGAAGTACGGCACTTCGAGTTGCACGAGCTTCCACGCCGTGTTGGACACCGAGTAGGTGGCGGCCGTGGTGATCGGGCCGGCGGCCGTGCTGCCCTGGGTGTACGTGCCGGTGGTGTTGAGCCGGCCGGCCGTACGGCCCGGCAGCATGAAGGGATTGAGGCCCGTAGAGTCGGCCGAGTATGCCGAACTGTAGGTGGTGAAATCGACGGCCAGGCCGAAGTTGTCGCGCACCGCCCCGCCGATCGACAGCGAGTTCTGGCCGGTGATGTTGCCCGCGACCAGGTTGTGGTAGGCGTCGCGCAGATCGTACTGGACGGTGGCCGTCCCGGACGCCGCCACCCGGTCCTTCTGCCCCACGACGATCGATCCCGTCGCCGAGACGGTCGCCGGCCACACCGTGATGGCCGGGACCTGGGCGGAGGTGAGGTGCTCCCCGACCGCGCGGCCGCGCACGAGCCAGGCCGGCCAGGCGGAAGGCAGGCTCGACGTGTTGACCGACGTCGTCTTCGTGGGCGTGAACGAGACGGTCTTGGCGGAGACGTTAGTGGTCGTGGGCCGGCCGATGTACGTCGTCGCGAGGTTGTCGACGAGGCCGGAAGCCGGGTTGCCGTTGGAGAGCGCCACTTGGTCGCCCGACTGCACCACGCCGCCGTCGGCTACCGGCAGGGTGATCGTGTCGCCGGCCGTGTACTCGCGGGTGATGCCGAACGCCGCCTGCCCCCATTGCGCCATGGTCCCGACTTTGGCGGTCAGGGTCGTGGTCCCGCCGGCCGGATCGACCAGGCCGGTCGCGCCGCCGATGCCGAAGCCGAGAGGTGCCGTGCTGGTGTCGGTGCGCATCGAATCGGGCAGCACGGAACTCGCGCTGATCCCGTCGTTGGCGAAGGTGATGAAGTAGTTGCCCTTGTCGCCGTTGAGGACCCGGACCTCGGTGTCGGTGGTCTCGTAGGTGCCGTTTGTGTTGAGGTCGATGAAGAAGATGTCGCGCAGGCCGTCGTACTTGACGGGGCCGGAGGCCGACACGAGCGGCAGGTGGCTGGTACGGACGGTGAGCACCACCTGGCCCTGCATGACGTTGAAGAACGTCACGGTGACGTTGCCCGACGCCTGCGATCCCGCGAGGTACGTGTTGCGCGCCACCCATTGCACCTGCTCGGTGCCGTAGCTGTCGCGCAGTCGCACCTCGACGGTGTTGATGAAGTTCTTGCTGTAGACATACTGGGCCGCGCGCTCGGGCAGGGCGGGCATGGCGATCGGGACCGTCACGGTGCCGTTCTGCGCCGCGACGGGCGCGCCGGCGACCGCCGGCGGGCGGTGCTCGGGGGCCACGGCCCGCAGCGTCGTGCAACCTGCGGCGGCGAGCGACGCTACTGCGGCCGTCGCTGCGCGGGAAAGCTGCTTGGTCATGTCTTCAACCCTCCTGATGGACGTACGCTCTGGCGTCAAGGGGTGACGGTGCCGGTCTGGACCGGATCCCCGTAGGCCGGGATGCCGATCGAGGTAGTCACGTCGCCCTTGCCGCCCGCGGGTACGCCCACGCTGACCGTGGCCGAACCCTGCCGGTTAGTCACGACGAACTGGAAACTCGCGGTGGCCGTGCCCGTCGTGGCCGTGATGACGGCGACTCCGGGCTGGTATGCATAGACCGTCCCGCCGGCCGTCGCGAAACCGACCGCGGGATTGCTGCTCGACCAGCGCAGCATCGGGTAGGCCAGGCCGCCCACCGGCGTGCTGCTTAGGCCGTACGCCCTGAGGTGGCCCGTGGGATCGAAGGACTCGCCGGTGTCGCGGTTTGCGAGATTGTTTTCGAACGTCAGACGCGTGATCGCCGTGAACGACCCGACGTTTTTCTCCATCCCGTTGATCTTCAGCCAGACCTGCGTGGCGCCCGCCACACCGGACGGGACGGTGACCAGGAGCTTGTCGGCTTCGGGATCGAGCAACCGCACGAAGCCCGACACCGGATCGATCGCTCGCCTGGCCTGGATGCTCGCGGTGGCGTTGATCCGCGTGCGCACGTCGCTGCCGGTGTCGTAGCCGAACAGCACCTCGAAGGCGTCGCTGGCCGTGAGGATCCGGTTGAAGTAGCGCACGCTATCGATCGTGAACTGCGACCCGATGCCGCCCACCGATGCCGAGAGCGCGCCGTTGGTGCCATTCACGGCCGAGAGCGCGGGCATCAGCCGGGTGCGCTGGTTGACCGCCACCTGCACGCTCCCCTGGCTTCCGTAGGCCAACGGCGTGCTGCTGGAATCCGGCGCCGCTTCCGCGAACGCCTGGTACTCGAGCGTGTAGGTGCCGGCGGGAAGCTTCAGGGAAGCCAGGTTGAGCGCGTCGGCGCCGTCGGACTTCTTGCGGGTCAAAGTCTGGGCAGGGCGGCCGAGGTAGTCGAACGCGCGGATGACCAGCGACGCCGCGCTGGCCGGGAAGCCCTTGATCTCGGCCTCGATGCGGCCATCCGGGCGGACCGTCGCGCTGGCGGTGGCCAGGATCTCGCCGTTGGTGCGGAGCCGGGCGGTCAGCAACGCCGTGCCCTTGCTGCCGGGGTCCACGGCGCGGACCCAGTTCTCGCCCTGCACGACCGCGACGCCCGGCTCCGAGGAGGTCCACTCCAGTTCGCCGAAGGGGACGAGGCGGCCCGCGCCATCCTTGACGAGCAGTTTGGCCCCGGTGGGATACCCGGCCGACAGTTGCGCCGCCGAGGTCTGGTTGGCGCTCGCATTGCCCAGGTTGTCGTACGGCGCGTTGAGATCCACCGCTTCGGGCGTGATGGCGAGTGTCTGCGGGATCGGCGTGGCAGCGGGACTGACGCCGACACTTGCGCTCGCGGCCCCCGGGGTGGGCGTCTGGGCCGGCCGCGGAGCGCCGGCCACGCTGGCACCCGGAGCGCCGGGACAGCCCGTCGCGGCTTGCGCCAGCGCGATGCACACGACCGCCCGTATGAAGGCTTTCACGCGCGCTCTCCTCTGCATTTGCGGGACCTTGGGGAGCCGAGCGAGCGTACTTCGGACCTGAGTCGGAGTCAAGATTCCGGATCAGTGCTTGATACAGATGTTCTTGATTTCGCTGAAGAACTCGAGGCTGTAGCGCCCGCCCTCCCGGCCTATACCCGAGTTTTTCATCCCTCCGAAGGGCGTCCGGAGATCGCGGAGATACCAGCAATTCACCCAGGTGATACCCGCTTCGAGGCGCTTGGCGACTCGGTGTGCGCGAGACAGATCGCGTGTCCAGACCGTCGCGGCCAGGCCGTACTCGGAAGCGTTGGCCAGGGCGATCGCCTCGTCTTCGTCGTCGAACGGCCGCACGTGGCAGACCGGCCCGAACACTTCCTCGCGGGCACAGCGCGCGCTCTCGGGCAGATCGACCCAGATCGTCGGCTGTACGAAGTACCCGCCGTCGAAGGGCGCTGGCAGATCCGGGCGGGATCCGCCGGTGAGCGACGTGGCGCCCTCGCGGCGCGCCAGGTCGAAGTAGGACGTCACCTTCTCGAGGTGCGTCCGGGAGATCAAGGGACCCAGCGTGGTGGCTGGATCAAGCGGATCGCCCGGCACCAGGACGCGGGCCGCCTCGGCGAGGGCGGCCACGAAGCGGTCGTACAGCGATCGCTCGACGTACACCCGTTCGGTGCAGAGGCAGACCTGCCCGGTGTTGCTGAACGTGCTTCGCGCCACCCCGGCCACCGCCGCGTCGAAGTCGGCGTCGGCGAAGACGAGGGCGGCGTTCTTGCCCCCCAGTTCGAAGGACAGAGGCTTGAGGCGGTCGCTCGCCGCCCGCATGATCGCCTGCCCGGTGCGCGACTCTCCCGTGAAGGCGATCGCCCGCACGCCCGGATGCGTCACCAGGGCCTCGCCGGCGCCGCCGGGCCCCATCCCGTGGACGACGTTGTAGGCGCCGGCCGGCAGGCCGGCCTCGGCGAGGACCTCGGCGAGCAGGGTCGCCGTACCGGGCGTCTCCTCCGAGGGCTTGGCGATCACCGCATTGCCCGCCGCGAGGGCCGGGGCCACCTTCCAGGTGAGCAGCAGCAAGGGCAGGTTCCAGGGCACGATGACGCCCACCGCGCCCAGGGGAGCGCGGACCGTGTAGTTGGTCGCGCCACGGCCGTCGTCGGTGGGCGTCTGGAACGCCTCGTCCGCCCAGCCCCGCATCAGGTCCGAGTAGGCGCGGAAGTTGGCGGCCGCCCTGGGGATCTCCAGGTCGCGCGCCCATGCGAGCGGCTTTCCCGTATCGGCCACCTCGGCGGCCACGAAGTCCGCGGACCGGTCGGCCAGAATGTCGGCGGCGCGCCGCAACAGGTCGCACCGGGCGCCGACCGGCATGCGGCCCCAGGGCCCGGCAAGCGCCCCGCTGGCCGCCGCGACGGCGCGATCCACGTCGTCGGCCGTGCCCAGGGCGACCTCGGCGATCGGCCGGGCGGTGGCTGGATCGACGTCGGCGAAGGTGGAGCCTCCGGCCCCGTCGCAGAACTCCCCGGCGATGTAGTGGCGATAGCGGCGCATGGCGCCAGTCTACACGGTGGTTCCAAAATGGAATCGACTAGCTTAAGTTCTTTTCGCTTGTATTATCAACCGGGGGATGGCACTCTAAACACAACAGATTTATCGACCCAAGACCAACCCCAAACCGAGTAACGCATCCCACCACTGCCCGGCACCGCACCGCCGGGCAGTAAACCATTTTGGCGCCCTGCTCATTCCTGGCGGGGCTCGGGGTGCTAAAACCGCAGCGCCGGCCGGAAGCCCTGGTCCTCGCCCTTGTAGCCGACCTCACGATTGACGCAGAGCAGCCACATGCCGGCCTGCGCGACCTCGCCCGAGTGGCCGTCGATGTAGGTGCCGCCGCGGTTGGTCCGGTATTCCCGCGCACCGTCGCCGCCGCCGGTGCCGGCGTGGCCGCCGCCCGGCGCGGCGTAGCCCGCGACGTGATAAGCGTCCAGGCCAAACCATGCCACTGCCGGCTGGGCCGTCGTGCCCGCCACGACGCCGAAGCGGCGCAACTCGGGGGACGTGTGGAGGCTCGCCACGTAGCCCGGCGCCGTGCCGCCGATGCCGGTCGGGACGCCGTCGATGCGGAACTCGTGGCCGATCATGGTGACTGCGCTCTCCCACTCGCGCAGGTTGCCCACCAGGTCGAAGACGCCGTCGGGGCCGCCGGTGTGGCTGCTCGCGTCCTGGTCCGGCCGCCACGCGGCGTTGCGGGCCGATCCGGTGCGGGCAACCCCGGAGGTGCCGACCTTGTCGAAGGTCGTGGCGGGATCCAGGCCGTCGGCGCCGTACTTCGTGTTGCCGCGGACGTCCACGGCGTGGATGGCCGACCAGACCGCCAGGGCGGTCCACTCGTCCCCGCGCAGCAGGTGACTCCTCCCCGGGAGCAGCGCATCGGAGACCCGCCTGGCTTCGTCCCACTCGACCATCGCCCAGGGCTCGGCGCCTTGGCGGACCAGGACCGACCCGTCGGTAGCCCGGCTCGCTTCGTACTTGCCGACGTAGAAGCCGCCGAATCGCTCGCGGGCGAATTCCCGCCCCTCGGAGCCGGCGGGCGGATCCTTGACCCACGCGCCCAGCGGCAGATCCCCGTTGCGGCGCAGGAGCTGATAGGCCGTGAAGCGGGGAATCCAGACGAACTCCGACTCACCGGCGGCCGTGCGCAGGGTGTAGTCGTGGTGCCGCGCCGGATCGCCGGCGTCGTCGGGCGCCATCCCCGCGCGCGGGTCGGCCTCCGGGAGCGGCACGACGACCACGGGAGCGGCGCACGCCGCCAGGCCGGCGGCGATCGCCAGCCCGCAACCAAGGCGCAGCAGCGACATGCCCACCTCCTAGAACGACAGCGCGGGCCGGAAGCCCATCCAGTCCGCCCGGAAATCGTCGGTGCGATTCAGGCAGAGCAGCCACATGCCGGCCTGCGCCGGCTCGTCGTGGTGGCCCTTCTCGAAGGAGCCGCCGCGGGCCGCCCGGAACAATTGCGGCTCGCTCGCGGCCGGAGCCACCCCGTGGCCGCCAGCCAGGCCGCCGCCGTGGAAGAAATCGGCATAGAAGTCCGCCGACAGCGCCGTGCCCGGCTGCGTCTGCGTCGTGCCGGCCACCCCCAGGGTCCGCAGCACCGGGTCCGTGTGCAGGGTCGCCACGTAGCCCGGAAGCGTGCCCCCCAGGCCCGTCGAGACGCCGTCCACCTCGAGGTCGTAGCCGCGCATCGCCAGGCTGCCGTCCCACTCCTGAACGTTGCCGACCAGGTCGAATACGCCGTCGGAGCCGCCGGTGTGGCTGGTCGCGTTGTGGCCGGGAGCCCAGTCGGCCCGCGAGCCGGTGCCCGTCAGCGAAGGCGCGCCGGCGCCGCCGCCCTCCCACCTGATCTCGGGATCGTCGGCGGCGTGCCCGAACCAGGTGTTGCCCTTTACCTGCTGGCCGCGGGTGAACGCCCAGACCGCCAGGGCCGTCCACTCCTCGCCGCGCAGCAGATGGCTCCGGCCCGGCAACACCGCCTCGCTCGCGGCCCTGGCCTCGGGCCAGGTCGCGCCGCTCCAGGGGGCCGCCCCGCGGACGCTCGCCGCCCGGCCGTCCGGCCCCCGGCTGGCTTCGTACTTGGCCGCATAGAAGCCGCCGAACTCCTGCCTGATCCAGTCGGCACCCTCGCTCCCGGCCGGCCGATCCTTGACCCAGTACCCGCGCGGCTTGCCCGCGTGCCCCGCGGCGTCGGGTTTCAGGAGCTGGAACGCCTCGAAGCGCGGAATCCAGACGAACACGCTCCGCGCCCCGGCCTGATCGAGCACGTATTCGTGGTGGACCAACGGATCGCCCGCATCGTCAGGGGCCAGTCGCGCCACGCCCCCGCTGATCGCCGCGCCGGCCGGAGTACCCTGCGGGGCGCAGCCCGCAAGGGCCAGCGCGACCGCCCCCCCGCAGCCGAGAAGCCGTACGTACCTCATAGCCCCCTCCTAAGTATTTAATACCCACACTTAGGGGATAACCGTGACGCTCGCGGTCGCGAGCAGGTTGCCGTTTCGCGCCATCACATGGAAATCGCCGGCGCTCGCGCCTTTCAGGACGCCGTCGGGCGTGACGGTCAGCGCGGGCACGTCGTGCGCGTT
Proteins encoded:
- a CDS encoding RidA family protein, which codes for MNGKAHILGERAAALANYPHMREAGGLLWVSGISARRPDGSVEGLGDIRAQTRAVIENVRAVLGAAGADLGHLVDLTAYLVDMADYAGYNEVYDTYFRATTGPARTTVAVRELPGPDLLIEIKGVALAPGRPT
- a CDS encoding 2-hydroxymuconic semialdehyde dehydrogenase, producing MRRYRHYIAGEFCDGAGGSTFADVDPATARPIAEVALGTADDVDRAVAAASGALAGPWGRMPVGARCDLLRRAADILADRSADFVAAEVADTGKPLAWARDLEIPRAAANFRAYSDLMRGWADEAFQTPTDDGRGATNYTVRAPLGAVGVIVPWNLPLLLLTWKVAPALAAGNAVIAKPSEETPGTATLLAEVLAEAGLPAGAYNVVHGMGPGGAGEALVTHPGVRAIAFTGESRTGQAIMRAASDRLKPLSFELGGKNAALVFADADFDAAVAGVARSTFSNTGQVCLCTERVYVERSLYDRFVAALAEAARVLVPGDPLDPATTLGPLISRTHLEKVTSYFDLARREGATSLTGGSRPDLPAPFDGGYFVQPTIWVDLPESARCAREEVFGPVCHVRPFDDEDEAIALANASEYGLAATVWTRDLSRAHRVAKRLEAGITWVNCWYLRDLRTPFGGMKNSGIGREGGRYSLEFFSEIKNICIKH